The Ketobacter alkanivorans genome includes the window ATGACCAGATGGCTGCAATGATGGTTCAAGCTGACTTCCAACGGATCACGGGTAAAGCGTTCTGCAACAAATCCCCGGCGCACTGCTGGTGCAACCCGATGCATGATGGCCAGCAGGTTTTGATCCGAGGAGGTGACAATCGCCTTGTTTTGAAGCTTGAAACGGCGCACCAGTTCAGCCAGTCCGTGGGCAATGGTATTGAGGATGGTGTTGTCGGCGGTTTTGACTTCCAGTTGAATGCTTTTCAGCTCGGGCCATTCGGACAGCACGTCTGCCAGTAGAGGAATGCCGCTGTGTTGGGGCCAGTGGGGAAAGGGCAGGGTGGCGTTCATCTGCTGCAGTTCGGTCGCAGTGAAATCCAGGACATTGCCTTTGCCATCGCTGGTGCGGTTGACCGTGGTGTCGTGCAGCACCACCAACTGCTGATCCTTGGAGAGGCGGACATCCAGTTCAACGTGATGAATACCCAACTGACGCAGGTGTTGGAACCCCGCCAGGGTGTTTTCCGGGGCTTCTTTGCGCGCGCCACGGTGTCCGATCAGGATCATGGGGGTGTTAATCCTTCAAAAAGCGCTTGGTGAGGCCGGCGTAGGCATCGATGCGACGATCACGGAAATAGGGCCAGATGCGACGCAGGTATTCAGTGCGCTCGAGTTCGATATCGGCATACAGGTATTGCGCACTGTGTGCATCGGCCTCCACCAGAATGTCGCCTTGGGGGCCGGTAATGAAACTGCCGCCCCAGAACTGGATGCCATCGCTGTGCTCGGAGGGATCTAATTCATGACCCACCCGGTTGGCGACGATGACAGGTAGGTGGTTGGCGACCGCGTGGGAGCGTTGGATCAGGGTCCATGCCCCTTTTTGGCGTGACTGCTCGGCTTCGGTGTCGTTGGGATCCCAACCGATGGCGG containing:
- a CDS encoding glycerophosphodiester phosphodiesterase, whose product is MILIGHRGARKEAPENTLAGFQHLRQLGIHHVELDVRLSKDQQLVVLHDTTVNRTSDGKGNVLDFTATELQQMNATLPFPHWPQHSGIPLLADVLSEWPELKSIQLEVKTADNTILNTIAHGLAELVRRFKLQNKAIVTSSDQNLLAIMHRVAPAVRRGFVAERFTRDPLEVSLNHHCSHLVINHHRCTPGMIDTAHMLGLEVSTWTVNDINAARRLQNWGVDSIITDVPSLMLKHLHVEAQ